The genomic stretch TTTTCCAAACAGTTTTCTGACTTAGCACTTAAGAGCTGTATATGATACACACAGTGTGCTTGGTACATTCAGACCATGCCTCCCACCAGCACTGTGAGCACTATACTAGGTCTTGGGGGTTCAGAGCTGAGCAGAGGCCTGAAGAATTGCAAGGGGTGATAAGGAAAGTTTTCTGAAGGACTAAACAGTCTGGCCAGCCTTGACCCAAGTCCAGCCTCTTCTCCTGGCTGTGCAACCGCCCACAGGAAATTTGGCCTCTCTGCATCATCATCTCTTGGCCTCAAGTGAAGACCAAGCATCCTGCTCAGAGGACATTTAGAAGAAATCAGCCTGGTGATAATGCACAGATAGAATTTAGCATAGTTCCTGACTGAGCTTAAGTTGTCGTTGTTACTGTGGTTATTAATGAGGTGAGACCTGAAGGACCAGTTATGAAGCggctggactggagagggaaagaACATTCCAGGTAGAGGACAGGCTACCTGGGATGCTGGGAGGTGAGATGGCATCAGAAAAGCACAGTGTTCAGGGGGTAAGGATGGAGGGCAGGGAAGCTGGTGGATCCTGTAAGGGTGTCTGCAGAGGAGGCAGGGATGTAACAtggagagaaggttcagctgGCCAGGGTGGGGCCTTAGCCAGAGTAGAAGTTTGCAGAAAGTAGGTAGGAGGTGCAGGTGAAGAAGATAAGGTCTGAGCAGGAGATACCAAGAGGAGAAAATTGGGAGAGAGATCTAGGTAACGTCAGAGATTGCTGACAGTgccagggaggaagagagtgggAAGGCTCCCCAGGCTTTGCATAGATGATGGAGCCATCCCGAAAGTATTGGTCAGAGGGGAGATGCTGAGTTTAGCAGGTGGTGGCCAATGGAAACTGAGTTCTAGGTCTCAGAGGAGATGGCCTCAATAGAGACATCAGCTGGAGACTTGGTTCTGAGGACATGAGGAAGTCACAGAAGGATCTGGAGAAGGGGCCAGGGTCAGAGAAGAAGCTGCAGGTAAAACACAGTGGCAATCAGGGCTAGGAAGCAAGAAACCTGAGCCAGGCAGGGAGTTCACAGGAGGGGCTCTGATTTCTCAGCCTCTCCTGAAGGAAGCCTTCCTGCACAGTCCCCACAGTTCCTGCTGGGAGTCCACCTTCCCCTGGGGGTGAGGAGTGGAGGATCAGCCTAGGCCTCTCCATACATCCTCTGATGAAGACAAGAAGGGTGGAGTGGGTTACTTAGCCACTATATCATGCCAGGGGACCCTGGCCCCTCCCACAAGTCTGTCCTTCCCCACCCAGGAAGCTAAGCCACCATTCCTGCTGGACTTGTCAGACGTGGGACGATGCAAGCTGTGGATCTCAGTGTAGTGTCCTGTCCAGAGTGCGACCATCATCATGGGCCTCTCGTCGGCTCTGATGTTCTCCCTTCTCCTGGGTAAGTCCTCAGCCACCCTCCTCCCCAGCAGCCTGCTCCCTGGCAGTCTCTTTCAAtgctgcccctccctcctctctgcagcCTTCAGAGCAGGGCTCCTTGCCCTCCAGCCAGCTTCTCGTCCTGGGCgaccctctgcctcctcctcagaCTCAGTGGGCTCTTCTCAGGGCTTTGTTTCAAAAGTCTCCAGCCAGCCCCCCAACAGCCACTTTCCAGATCAGCCTCCAGGTTCAGAAGCCTCTGGTAGAATCCCTGACTCCGACTGGTTTCCTCAAGGGCTGAATTCAAGTCATGCTCCCGGGTCACTCTGGACAACTGTGTCTGCTGGGGGACAATATCTGAACCCTGATGTCACCTTCTCTAAAATCCCTACTTCACAAGTGGGTTTTGATGGTTTCCATTCTCATGATTCTGCTAAAGACCCTGGGCCTTTCTTCTCTGTTCAAGTCCCAGACACCAAAGTACCCAGCAAGGCCCCGGGTTCAAAGCTACCCCTGGATCAGCACAATCTTGAACTTTCCATCCAGAACCCTGAATCCAAAAATTCTTCGGAGAGTCACCAGGCTGCAAGCTTCCCCAAGCAGATGGGGGAACCCCTGGCTGTGCTAGTGGGGACCACCATCAAGCTCCCCCTGACTCCAGTCCCCAGCCCCAGGCCCCCTGCTCCCCTGGTGGTCTGGCGCCGGGGCTCCAAGGTATTAGCAGCTGGGGGCCTGGGGTCACAGGCTCCACTGATCAGTTTGGATCCCATGCATCAAGCCCGCTTGAGATTTGATCAGATTAGAGGGAGTCTGGAGCTCACCTCTGCACGACTGGATGATGCAGGGGTGTACACAGTTGAGGTCATCAGGGGAGGCGTCTCCCAACAGATTCGGGAGTTCACAGTGGGTGTGTATGGTAAGTTGACTCTGTGTGCAGAACACAAGCTGTAGTCTGCTCGCCTCACAGACATCTGGGCAAATCTGTGCCGTTGTGAATATGCTTCCTTCCCAGAGGAAAGAGCCTGGGAGTGGGGATAGGAGCGAAGACAGGGACCAGACCCCCACCTCATCTGAGGTCTGGACCCCTGGGTCTAAGGGAGCAGGCCTAGAGTGTGAATCCCCAGGACTGGGGGAATAAGATTGGGGTCTGGACCTCTGAGTCTGAAGGAGGGCTGCAGTCTGGACTCCTGGGACTAAGGGAATAGGATTGGGGTTTGGACACCTAAGTCTGAGACCTACATAtctagggaggagggaggaggcctgGGCTCTGGATCTCTGGATCTGTGGGAGAAAGACTGAGAGTTCAGATTTCTAGGGAACAAGGAAGGGCTGACGAGGCAGACTTGGGGCACAGGGGGGCAGTTCTGGTGTATGGACTCTCCGACTCACCAGAGCCTGTTCTGGATCTCCAGAGCCCTTACCCCAGTTGTCGGTACAGCCCAGGgctccagagacagaggagggcGCAGCCGAGCTGAGTCTGCGCTGCCTAGGGTGGACTCCAGCCAGTGGGGAGCTAAGCTGGAGCAGAGATGGACGTGTCCTGGAGACCCCAGACCCTGAAGGCGCAGAGCCACCTCACATCCGCACAGAAAGGGACCAGCTGCTCATCTCACATCCCCTACGCAGCGACCACGCCCAGTACACCTGTCGTGTTCGCAGCCCCTTTGGCCACACTGAGGCTGCAGCTGACGTCAGTGTCTTCTGTGAGTAGGGGGATGTCTCCAGTGAGGATTCGAGTCTTGAGTCCCCGGGCAGAGGTGGGCCCAGTGTCTGTGGCTCCTTTACAGTCCTATCCTCCCCACCTTGTCTCGCTCTCCCACCTCCACCTAAGACGGCCCGGATGCTCCGGTCATCAGGGTCTCCTCGAACCGCGACGCCGTTCCTGAGCTCTACGTTACTGCGGGCAGCAATGTCACCTTGCACTGCTCAGCCCCCTCGCGTCCGTCTGCGGACATTGCATGGAGTCTGGCGGACCCCACAGAAGCCGCAGTGCCTGCGGGTCCTCGCCTCCTGCTGCCGTCGGTGGGGCCAGGCCACGCCGGCGCTTACGCCTGCATCGCTGCGAATCCCCGCACTGGCCGCCGCAGGCGTTCGGTGCTCAACCTCACTGTGGCGGGTAAGAGCTAAGGGTTCATCCAGCAGGGAAAGCGGAAGCACGTGGAGGTGTAGGTAACAGGGGAGTGAGGAGACAGCAATGGTCAGGGGACTGTGCCCTTCTTCAGGGAAGGAAGACCTAAGAAGAAGGAGCTGGGACAGTTACAGGTGGGCGTGACTGCTAGAGAAGAGGCCGAGCTAGCAGAGAGGAATGGGGAAATAGCTACTGAAGGGCGTGGCTTCCAGGAAGGTGGGGCGCTAGCAAGCAGTTTCTGAGAAAACCTCAAGTAAGTGTGGCCACCAGATAAAAAGTAAAGCTATCCAGAAAGGTACAGGGCATTTGTGAGTGAGGTGGGATCACCAGCGGAAGAGTGACATCATCAGGGCGGAGCAGAAACGTAATGGTGGGGCGGGACAAAGGGAGAGTCcagccaggaggaggagggacagtTTAGGTGGGCGTGGAATGTAGGAGGAAGGACATCTGAAAGTAGAACACCCACCAATTGCTAATGGGTGGGACAAGCAAAGTGCATAAAGACACCTGTGCTTAGGGCGGGGTCCATGGGTTTGCAGATTGCCGATCGAAGGGATGAGAATGccaaggagaaggggaagagcc from Arvicola amphibius chromosome 12, mArvAmp1.2, whole genome shotgun sequence encodes the following:
- the Vsig10l gene encoding V-set and immunoglobulin domain-containing protein 10-like isoform X2, with product MGLSSALMFSLLLAFRAGLLALQPASRPGRPSASSSDSVGSSQGFVSKVSSQPPNSHFPDQPPGSEASGRIPDSDWFPQGLNSSHAPGSLWTTVSAGGQYLNPDVTFSKIPTSQVGFDGFHSHDSAKDPGPFFSVQVPDTKVPSKAPGSKLPLDQHNLELSIQNPESKNSSESHQAASFPKQMGEPLAVLVGTTIKLPLTPVPSPRPPAPLVVWRRGSKVLAAGGLGSQAPLISLDPMHQARLRFDQIRGSLELTSARLDDAGVYTVEVIRGGVSQQIREFTVGVYEPLPQLSVQPRAPETEEGAAELSLRCLGWTPASGELSWSRDGRVLETPDPEGAEPPHIRTERDQLLISHPLRSDHAQYTCRVRSPFGHTEAAADVSVFYGPDAPVIRVSSNRDAVPELYVTAGSNVTLHCSAPSRPSADIAWSLADPTEAAVPAGPRLLLPSVGPGHAGAYACIAANPRTGRRRRSVLNLTVADLPPEAPQCSVEGGPADRSLRFRCSWPGGVPAASLQFQGLPEGVRAGPVPSELLVAVPARPELSGVAVTCLARHLVATRTCTIIPEAPQEVLLQPVVEETQPGDVLVALEVTGCPPPSRASWAREGRPLAPGGGGRLQLSQDGRKLLIRNFSLDWDLGNYSVLCSGALGAGGNQITLAGPSISSWRLQRAHEAAVLTWDVERGSLLTGFHIQAWTDGSDLDRLTMSREWVSLLILGPQERSAIVPLPPRNPGTWAFRILPILGSLPGTPSQSRVYQEDSALSPGAIAGIVLGSLLGLALLAGLLLLCICCLRHFPGRTSVKKPHPLTLAPVLTLPEKKMPTLTPVQTPQPLPIKSPLQSPCPVKAQQVISPSSAFCPGGRPWTVRAVTQV
- the Vsig10l gene encoding V-set and immunoglobulin domain-containing protein 10-like isoform X1, which produces MGLSSALMFSLLLAFRAGLLALQPASRPGRPSASSSDSVGSSQGFVSKVSSQPPNSHFPDQPPGSEASGRIPDSDWFPQGLNSSHAPGSLWTTVSAGGQYLNPDVTFSKIPTSQVGFDGFHSHDSAKDPGPFFSVQVPDTKVPSKAPGSKLPLDQHNLELSIQNPESKNSSESHQAASFPKQMGEPLAVLVGTTIKLPLTPVPSPRPPAPLVVWRRGSKVLAAGGLGSQAPLISLDPMHQARLRFDQIRGSLELTSARLDDAGVYTVEVIRGGVSQQIREFTVGVYEPLPQLSVQPRAPETEEGAAELSLRCLGWTPASGELSWSRDGRVLETPDPEGAEPPHIRTERDQLLISHPLRSDHAQYTCRVRSPFGHTEAAADVSVFYGPDAPVIRVSSNRDAVPELYVTAGSNVTLHCSAPSRPSADIAWSLADPTEAAVPAGPRLLLPSVGPGHAGAYACIAANPRTGRRRRSVLNLTVADLPPEAPQCSVEGGPADRSLRFRCSWPGGVPAASLQFQGLPEGVRAGPVPSELLVAVPARPELSGVAVTCLARHLVATRTCTIIPEAPQEVLLQPVVEETQPGDVLVALEVTGCPPPSRASWAREGRPLAPGGGGRLQLSQDGRKLLIRNFSLDWDLGNYSVLCSGALGAGGNQITLAGPSISSWRLQRAHEAAVLTWDVERGSLLTGFHIQAWTDGSDLDRLTMSREWVSLLILGPQERSAIVPLPPRNPGTWAFRILPILGSLPGTPSQSRVYQEDSALSPGAIAGIVLGSLLGLALLAGLLLLCICCLRHFPGRTSVKKPHPLTLAPVLTLPEKKMPTLTPVQTPQPLPIKSPLQSPCPVKAQQVSVISPSSAFCPGGRPWTVRAVTQV